A stretch of the Capsicum annuum cultivar UCD-10X-F1 chromosome 8, UCD10Xv1.1, whole genome shotgun sequence genome encodes the following:
- the LOC107839002 gene encoding elongation factor 2: protein MVKFTAEELRKIMDFKHNIRNMSVIAHVDHGKSTLTDSLVAAAGIIAQEVAGDVRMTDTRADEAERGITIKSTGISLYYEMSDDSLKNFKGERNGNEYLINLIDSPGHVDFSSEVTAALRITDGALVVVDCVEGVCVQTETVLRQALGERIRPVLTVNKMDRCFLELQVDGEEAYQTFQRVIENANVIMATYEDPLLGDVQVYPEKGTVAFSAGLHGWAFTLTNFAKMYASKFGVDESKMMERLWGENFFDPATKKWTTKNTGTASCKRGFVQFCYEPIKQIINTCMNDQKDKLWPMLQKLGVTMKSDEKDLMGKALMKRVMQTWLPASTALLEMMIYHLPSPSTAQKYRVENLYEGPLDDAYANAIRNCDPEGPLMLYVSKMIPASDKGRFFAFGRVFAGKVSTGMKVRIMGPNYVPGEKKDLYVKNIQRTVIWMGKRQETVEDVPCGNTVAMVGLDQFITKNATLTNEKEVDAHPIRAMKFSVSPVVRVAVQCKVASDLPKLVEGLKRLAKSDPMVVCSIEESGEHIIAGAGELHLEICLKDLQDDFMGGAEIIKSDPVVSFRETVLEKSCRTVMSKSPNKHNRLYMEARPMEEGLAEAIDEGRIGPRDDPKVRSKILAEEFGWDKDLAKKIWCFGPETTGPNMVVDMCKGVQYLNEIKDSVVAGFQWASKEGALAEENMRGICFEVCDVVLHADAIHRGGGQVIPTARRVIYASQLTAKPRLLEPVYLVEIQAPEQALGGIYSVLNQKRGHVFEEMQRPGTPLYNIKAYLPVVESFGFSGTLRAATSGQAFPQCVFDHWDMMSSDPLEAGTQAHQLVLDIRKRKGLKEQMTPLSEFEDKL, encoded by the exons ATGGTGAAGTTCACAGCTGAAGAGCTTAGAAAGATTATGGACTTCAAGCATAACATTCGTAATATGTCTGTTATTGCTCATGTGGACCATG GAAAATCTACCCTTACCGATTCTCTGGTGGCGGCTGCTGGTATCATTGCTCAGGAAGTTGCAGGTGATGTCAGAATGACAGATACACGTGCAGATGAGGCTGAGCGTGGCATCACCATCAAGTCCACTGGTATTTCACTTTACTATGAGATGAGTGATGACTCCTTGAAGAATTTCAAGGGAGAGAGAAATGGGAATGAGTACCTCATCAACCTCATCGATTCACCTGGGCACGTTGACTTCTCATCTGAAGTGACTGCTGCTCTTCGTATTACTGATGGTGCGCTTGTTGTGGTTGATTGTGTGGAAGGTGTCTGTGTCCAGACAGAGACTGTGCTCCGTCAAGCCCTTGGTGAAAGGATTCGTCCTGTCTTGACAGTTAACAAGATGGACAGGTGTTTCCTTGAGCTTCAGGTTGATGGAGAGGAGGCCTATCAGACGTTCCAAAGAGTTATTGAGAACGCTAATGTTATCATGGCTACATATGAGGATCCCCTTCTTGGTGATGTCCAAGTTTATCCTGAGAAAGGTACCGTTGCTTTCTCTGCTGGATTGCATGGTTGGGCTTTCACTCTCACCAATTTTGCCAAGATGTACGCTTCCAAATTTGGTGTTGATGAGTCTAAGATGATGGAAAGACTCTGGGGCGAGAACTTTTTTGACCCTGCCACCAAAAAGTGGACCACCAAAAACACTGGAACAGCTTCATGCAAGCGTGGGTTTGTTCAGTTCTGCTATGAGCCCATCAAGCAGATTATTAACACTTGCATGAATGATCAGAAAGATAAGCTCTGGCCAATGTTGCAGAAGCTTGGTGTTACCATGAAATCTGATGAAAAAGATTTGATGGGCAAGGCACTGATGAAGCGTGTGATGCAGACCTGGCTTCCCGCAAGTACTGCTCTTCTGGAAATGATGATATACCATCTTCCATCTCCTTCCACAGCTCAAAAATACCGTGTGGAAAACCTGTACGAGGGACCCCTTGATGATGCTTATGCCAATGCCATCAGAAACTGTGACCCTGAAGGGCCACTTATGCTTTATGTATCCAAGATGATTCCAGCATCTGACAAGGGTCGATTCTTTGCCTTTGGTCGTGTATTTGCCGGGAAGGTTAGTACTGGTATGAAGGTTAGAATCATGGGTCCCAACTATGTTCCTGGTGAAAAGAAGGATTTATATGTTAAGAATATCCAGAGAACTGTTATTTGGATGGGTAAGAGGCAAGAAACTGTTGAGGATGTACCCTGTGGTAACACTGTTGCCATGGTCGGTTTAGATCAATTTATTACCAAGAACGCAACATTGACTAATGAAAAGGAAGTTGATGCCCACCCAATTAGAGCAATGAAGTTTTCTGTATCACCAGTCGTGCGTGTAGCTGTTCAGTGCAAGGTTGCATCTGACCTTCCCAAGCTTGTTGAAGGGTTGAAGCGTTTGGCTAAGTCTGATCCTATGGTGGTTTGTTCTATTGAAGAGTCTGGAGAGCATATCATTGCTGGTGCTGGAGAACTCCACCTTGAGATCTGCCTGAAGGACTTGCAGGATGACTTCATGGGTGGTGCTGAAATTATAAAATCTGATCCTGTTGTGTCCTTCCGTGAGACTGTTCTCGAGAAGTCTTGTCGGACAGTGATGAGCAAGTCTCCTAACAAGCACAACCGTTTGTACATGGAAGCTAGACCAATGGAAGAAGGCCTTGCAGAGGCTATTGACGAGGGGCGCATTGGCCCAAGGGATGATCCTAAAGTTCGATCCAAGATCTTGGCGGAGGAGTTTGGTTGGGACAAAGATCTTGCAAAGAAAATTTGGTGCTTTGGGCCAGAGACAACTGGCCCAAACATGGTGGTGGATATGTGTAAGGGAGTTCAGTACCTGAATGAAATTAAGGATTCTGTTGTTGCTGGTTTCCAGTGGGCTTCGAAGGAAGGTGCTCTGGCTGAAGAGAACATGAGAGGTATTTGTTTTGAAGTCTGTGATGTTGTGCTTCATGCTGATGCTATTCACAGGGGTGGTGGCCAAGTTATTCCCACTGCGAGAAGGGTTATCTATGCTTCTCAGCTTACTGCCAAACCCCGCCTGTTGGAACCCGTTTACCTTGTGGAGATTCAGGCTCCAGAGCAAGCTCTTGGTGGCATCTATAGTGTTCTGAACCAGAAGCGTGGACATGTGTTCGAGGAGATGCAGAGGCCAGGAACCCCTCTTTACAACATCAAGGCTTACCTTCCTGTCGTTGAGTCATTTGGATTTTCAGGTACCTTGAGAGCTGCTACTTCAGGTCAAGCTTTCCCACAATGCGTGTTCGATCATTGGGACATGATGTCATCCGACCCACTGGAAGCTGGTACACAAGCTCATCAACTCGTCCTTGATATCCGCAAGAGGAAGGGTTTGAAGGAGCAGATGACCCCTCTATCAGAGTTCGAGGACAAGCTGTAA